In Rhodothermus profundi, the following are encoded in one genomic region:
- a CDS encoding sodium-dependent bicarbonate transport family permease — MLDVLLTNLLSPIVLAFVLGIVAQLIRSDLSFPEPLYQALSIYLLLAIGLKGGAELSHTPWSAVVGPALVTLLLGVVTPITSYVVLRKLGRMDRVNAAAIAAHYGSVSAVTFIAAQAFGQVQGHSIEGFMPALVAMLEVPAIVVALMIAFMRSNHHGSWREGLHEVLAGRSIVLLVGGLIIGYLSGMEGLQQVAPFFVSGFKGALTLFLLEMGLVAARRLRDLKKAGAFLVGFGIVMPLLHGSLAVVLGSWAGLSVGGRAVLGAMVASASYIAAPAAVRISLPEANPSYYLTASLGITFPFNLTLGIPLYFALAQWIEG; from the coding sequence ATGCTGGACGTGCTGCTGACCAACCTGCTTTCGCCTATTGTACTGGCGTTTGTGCTGGGCATTGTAGCGCAGCTCATTCGCAGCGATCTTTCGTTTCCCGAACCCCTGTACCAGGCGCTGTCGATTTATCTGCTGCTGGCCATTGGGCTCAAAGGAGGGGCCGAGCTGAGCCATACGCCGTGGTCAGCCGTAGTAGGGCCGGCGCTGGTAACGTTGCTGCTGGGCGTTGTGACGCCGATCACCTCGTATGTGGTGCTGCGCAAGCTGGGGCGTATGGACCGCGTCAACGCGGCGGCTATTGCAGCCCACTACGGCTCGGTGTCGGCAGTAACGTTTATTGCGGCGCAGGCGTTTGGACAGGTGCAGGGGCATTCAATTGAAGGATTTATGCCGGCGCTGGTAGCCATGCTTGAGGTGCCGGCTATTGTGGTTGCGCTTATGATCGCCTTCATGCGCAGCAACCATCACGGATCCTGGCGTGAAGGACTGCACGAAGTGCTGGCCGGGCGCAGCATCGTGCTACTGGTAGGGGGCTTGATCATCGGGTATCTTTCAGGCATGGAAGGGCTCCAGCAGGTGGCACCGTTCTTTGTGAGTGGCTTCAAAGGAGCGCTCACGCTCTTTCTGCTTGAAATGGGACTGGTGGCTGCGCGACGGCTGCGCGATCTCAAGAAGGCGGGAGCGTTTCTGGTCGGGTTTGGCATTGTGATGCCGCTGCTGCACGGCTCGCTGGCGGTTGTGCTGGGATCCTGGGCTGGGCTGTCGGTAGGCGGCCGCGCTGTACTGGGGGCGATGGTAGCCAGTGCGTCCTACATTGCAGCGCCGGCAGCCGTGCGCATCTCCCTGCCCGAAGCCAACCCATCGTATTACCTGACGGCCTCGCTGGGCATTACCTTCCCGTTTAACCTGACGCTGGGAATTCCACTGTATTTTGCCTTAGCCCAATGGATAGAAGGATAG
- a CDS encoding P-II family nitrogen regulator, producing MPTVTLKLVTIVAERVLQERLLRTLKELGARGYTLTDVSGEGSRGVRASEWEGHNVKIETIVSPEVAERIIEHVAEHYFQHYAVIVYAQPVEVVRGDKYV from the coding sequence ATGCCAACCGTAACGCTCAAGCTCGTGACGATAGTAGCCGAGCGCGTGCTGCAGGAACGGCTGCTGCGCACGTTGAAAGAGCTGGGGGCTCGGGGCTATACGCTGACCGATGTGTCAGGTGAGGGCTCACGCGGCGTGCGGGCCAGCGAATGGGAAGGACACAACGTAAAGATTGAAACCATTGTCAGTCCGGAGGTAGCGGAGCGAATTATTGAGCATGTGGCCGAACATTATTTTCAACATTATGCCGTGATTGTTTACGCGCAGCCCGTCGAGGTGGTGCGGGGCGACAAATACGTCTGA
- a CDS encoding M14 family metallopeptidase yields the protein MGRFRLACWTGLLLAAPLTAQPLLSPEAFLGYPLGTRFTPHHRVVAYFEYVARTSPRVQLVQYGETYEGRPLLLAIISSPENLARIEALRTDNLRRAGRLPGTPSPDGPVFVWLSYNVHGNEAVSTEAALLTLYTLAHPDSQRTGAWLEQAVVLLDPCLNPDGRERYVQWYHRMLGARPNPDPLAREHHEPWPGGRTNHYYFDLNRDWAWGTQQETRARLAIYQQWMPQIHVDFHEQSVDEPYYFAPAARPIHPLITDWQRALQDSIGRNHARYFDADGRLYFTREVFDLFYPGYGDTWPTFNGAIGMTYEQGGGGRAGLAIQTGEGDTLTLAQRIRNHYTTGLSTIEAAVRHRRTLLTQFARYFARAQTQPAGRYQAFLIRNSTYPDRLAALTALLEQQGIRYGTLTRARTVEGIDYSTGTRRRIEARPGDLVVSAYQPAGVLAQVLFDPTPVLPDSLTYDITSWALPYAFGLEAYALTERLEPDQEGWQRPALSPPSSRPYAYLVRWGGLDAARFLAEVLQRGVRVRMAEEPLRLNGQRFEAGTLILTRADNEHLGARFDPIVRRAARRWHQPLYSTSTGFVEEGPDLGSSRVRFLRKPHVYLLAGPPTSAYATGAIWHFFDQVLHYPVTLIERDELNELLLEAGDVLILPHGVYRSSEWPIEALLEGVRRGARLIALEGALNLLTGQQGVHLKQRQAKGDQQERTGPRRYGDREREAISDRVPGAIYRVQLDPTHPLAFGLPRYFTLKRSTRAYELLKDGWNVAWLDEGRPRSGFAGYRTFDRLRETLVVGTQRLGRGTLVFFVDDPLFRGFWHAGQVLFANAVFFGE from the coding sequence ATGGGCAGGTTTCGTCTTGCTTGCTGGACCGGCCTGCTACTGGCCGCTCCCCTGACTGCGCAGCCGTTGCTGTCGCCTGAGGCCTTCCTGGGCTATCCGCTGGGCACGCGTTTTACGCCGCATCACCGCGTAGTCGCCTATTTTGAATACGTAGCGCGCACCTCTCCCCGCGTGCAACTGGTTCAGTATGGCGAAACGTACGAAGGCCGGCCGTTGCTCCTTGCCATTATCTCGTCGCCCGAAAACCTGGCGCGTATCGAAGCGCTTCGCACCGACAATCTTCGCCGAGCGGGTCGTCTGCCCGGCACGCCCTCCCCCGACGGACCGGTGTTCGTATGGCTCAGCTACAATGTGCATGGCAACGAGGCCGTCAGCACCGAAGCTGCCTTGTTGACTCTTTACACGCTGGCCCACCCCGATAGTCAGCGCACCGGCGCCTGGCTCGAGCAAGCGGTCGTGCTCCTCGATCCCTGCCTGAATCCCGACGGACGCGAACGCTACGTGCAGTGGTACCATCGCATGCTCGGAGCACGGCCTAACCCCGATCCGCTGGCCCGAGAACACCACGAACCCTGGCCCGGCGGCCGCACCAACCACTACTACTTCGACCTGAACCGCGACTGGGCCTGGGGCACGCAGCAGGAAACCCGAGCCCGCCTGGCCATCTACCAGCAGTGGATGCCGCAGATTCATGTGGACTTCCACGAGCAAAGCGTGGATGAACCTTACTACTTTGCCCCCGCTGCCCGCCCCATTCATCCCCTGATCACCGACTGGCAACGCGCGCTTCAGGACTCTATCGGCCGCAACCATGCTCGCTATTTCGACGCCGATGGCCGACTGTACTTCACACGCGAGGTGTTTGACCTGTTCTATCCCGGATACGGCGATACCTGGCCCACCTTCAACGGTGCCATTGGCATGACCTACGAGCAAGGGGGAGGAGGCCGCGCCGGTCTGGCCATCCAGACTGGCGAAGGCGATACGCTCACCCTAGCCCAGCGCATCCGAAATCATTACACTACAGGCCTTTCAACCATCGAAGCAGCCGTCCGACACCGCCGCACGTTGCTGACCCAGTTTGCACGCTACTTTGCCCGCGCGCAAACGCAACCCGCCGGACGCTACCAGGCCTTCCTCATTCGAAACAGCACGTATCCTGATCGCCTGGCTGCCCTGACTGCCCTGCTCGAGCAACAGGGCATCCGCTACGGCACGCTCACGCGCGCGCGCACGGTCGAAGGCATCGACTATTCAACCGGCACCCGCCGACGCATCGAAGCGCGCCCTGGCGACCTGGTGGTGAGCGCCTATCAGCCAGCCGGCGTACTGGCGCAGGTGCTGTTCGACCCCACTCCGGTGCTCCCTGATTCGCTCACCTATGATATTACAAGCTGGGCACTTCCTTACGCGTTCGGACTGGAAGCCTATGCCCTGACCGAACGCCTGGAACCGGACCAGGAAGGATGGCAACGACCGGCTCTCTCGCCACCCTCCTCCCGCCCCTACGCTTACCTGGTACGCTGGGGAGGGCTTGATGCGGCTCGCTTCCTGGCAGAGGTGCTTCAACGAGGCGTCCGCGTCCGAATGGCCGAAGAACCACTGCGCCTGAATGGCCAGCGCTTTGAAGCCGGCACGTTGATCCTTACCCGTGCCGACAACGAGCACCTGGGCGCACGCTTCGATCCGATTGTACGCCGAGCAGCACGCCGGTGGCACCAACCACTCTACTCCACCTCCACTGGTTTCGTTGAGGAAGGCCCTGATCTGGGTTCATCCCGCGTGCGGTTTCTTCGCAAACCCCATGTTTATCTGCTGGCCGGGCCACCTACCTCTGCCTATGCCACCGGAGCCATCTGGCACTTTTTCGATCAGGTGCTGCACTATCCGGTTACGCTGATCGAGCGCGATGAACTGAATGAACTGCTGCTTGAAGCTGGCGATGTGCTGATTCTACCGCACGGCGTTTACCGCAGCAGCGAATGGCCTATCGAAGCCCTTCTGGAAGGCGTGCGGCGCGGTGCCCGGCTGATTGCCCTGGAAGGAGCGCTTAACCTGCTAACTGGCCAGCAAGGAGTACATCTCAAACAACGACAGGCCAAAGGGGATCAGCAGGAGCGTACCGGACCGCGCCGCTACGGAGACCGCGAACGGGAAGCGATCAGCGACCGCGTACCAGGAGCCATCTATCGCGTGCAGCTTGACCCCACGCATCCCCTGGCCTTTGGCCTACCGCGCTACTTTACGCTGAAACGCAGCACGCGAGCCTACGAGCTATTGAAAGACGGGTGGAACGTTGCCTGGCTCGACGAGGGCCGGCCGCGCAGCGGGTTTGCGGGCTACCGAACCTTTGACCGCCTCCGAGAAACGCTGGTTGTAGGAACGCAGCGCCTGGGCCGCGGCACGCTCGTCTTTTTCGTGGACGACCCGCTCTTCCGGGGATTCTGGCATGCTGGCCAGGTACTGTTTGCAAACGCCGTATTCTTCGGGGAATAG
- a CDS encoding cation:proton antiporter domain-containing protein, whose translation MLLAGIGLPFLGELVALVVTSVLIAYLCYQIRLVPIVGFLLAGVLIGPGVLGLVRNETLIQSTAEIGVILLLFTIGIEFRLDQLRRIWRELLLGGGLQVGLTTLIVLGLALAVGVEVRLALFTGFLVALSSTAIVLSVLSDRQETDTVVGRLAVAMLIFQDLAIVAMVLLVPVLGGEYGSASGTLRALGEALLVVGGVLVLARRIVPGLLERIARTRRHELFLLTVVAICFGTAWVTSLFGVSLALGAFLAGLVVSESAYSEYALSEILPLKALFNAVFFVSVGLLLDVSFVLAQPGLVAGIVLGVLLIKVAATAAAARLLGYPIRVALALGLMLAQIGEFSFVLAQAGRDVGLTPAGMGEAGTQGLLAATVLLMAITPLLIALGRHLNARLLQRDAAAPAASHATTALEDHVVVVGYGPAGQRLVRVLRETGIPFIVIELNPHTVRTARQEGLPILYGDASRRHILEHAAIEQAKVCVVAINDEAATRRIVELARFLNPTLQIIVRTRFLRDVEALQQAGADIVVPEELETSVRIFTQVLQAYFVPEDEIERQVAAIRSGDYRIFRGSIQEAHLMVLQGLDEEGLHTRAVVVREGAPVAGKTLAELNLRQRYGLTVLAVRRGSRTIGSPAGDFRIEPGDRLVLIGLADQFARCAELFRPPRPAPETA comes from the coding sequence ATGCTGCTGGCCGGGATTGGATTGCCTTTTCTGGGAGAGCTGGTGGCGCTCGTGGTGACGAGCGTCCTTATCGCTTACCTGTGCTATCAGATCCGGTTGGTTCCGATTGTGGGGTTTCTCCTGGCCGGTGTGCTGATTGGTCCGGGGGTGCTTGGACTGGTGCGTAACGAAACGCTCATTCAGAGCACGGCTGAAATCGGAGTCATTCTGCTGCTCTTCACAATTGGCATTGAGTTCAGGCTGGATCAGCTTCGGCGCATCTGGCGCGAATTGTTGCTGGGAGGCGGGTTGCAGGTAGGGCTCACGACGCTTATTGTGCTGGGCCTGGCTCTGGCGGTGGGGGTTGAGGTGCGGCTGGCCCTCTTTACAGGCTTTCTGGTGGCGCTCAGCAGCACGGCTATTGTGCTGAGCGTGCTCAGCGACCGGCAGGAGACGGATACGGTGGTAGGACGGTTAGCGGTGGCGATGCTCATCTTTCAGGATCTGGCGATTGTGGCCATGGTGTTGCTGGTGCCCGTGCTGGGAGGGGAATATGGCTCTGCGTCTGGTACGCTGCGTGCGCTGGGGGAGGCGTTGCTGGTGGTAGGCGGCGTGCTGGTGCTGGCGCGTCGGATTGTTCCCGGGCTGCTGGAACGCATTGCCCGCACGCGACGCCACGAGCTGTTCTTACTGACCGTCGTCGCTATTTGCTTTGGCACGGCCTGGGTAACCAGCCTGTTCGGGGTCAGCCTGGCGCTGGGGGCTTTTCTGGCCGGGTTGGTGGTCAGCGAAAGTGCGTACAGCGAGTATGCCTTGAGTGAAATTCTGCCGCTGAAGGCGCTGTTTAATGCGGTGTTCTTTGTGTCGGTGGGGTTGCTGCTGGACGTGTCGTTTGTGCTGGCGCAGCCCGGGCTGGTAGCCGGCATTGTGCTCGGTGTCCTGCTGATTAAGGTAGCCGCCACTGCCGCTGCCGCCCGGTTGCTGGGGTATCCGATCCGTGTAGCCCTGGCGCTTGGACTGATGCTGGCGCAGATTGGAGAGTTTTCGTTCGTGCTGGCGCAGGCCGGACGCGACGTAGGCCTGACGCCGGCCGGCATGGGCGAAGCAGGCACGCAGGGGTTGCTGGCCGCAACCGTACTGCTTATGGCTATCACCCCGTTGCTGATAGCGCTTGGACGGCACCTGAACGCGCGTCTGCTTCAGCGAGATGCGGCAGCGCCTGCAGCCTCGCATGCAACGACGGCGCTGGAAGACCATGTCGTTGTGGTAGGGTACGGACCAGCCGGGCAGCGCCTGGTACGGGTGCTTCGCGAGACAGGCATTCCATTTATTGTGATTGAGTTGAATCCCCACACGGTCCGAACAGCCCGCCAGGAAGGTCTTCCTATCCTGTACGGAGATGCCAGTCGCCGGCATATTCTGGAGCATGCCGCTATTGAGCAGGCCAAGGTGTGCGTCGTAGCGATCAACGATGAGGCCGCCACGCGGCGCATCGTGGAACTTGCACGGTTTCTGAATCCAACGCTGCAGATCATTGTGCGCACGCGCTTTTTGCGGGATGTAGAAGCGTTGCAACAGGCAGGCGCTGACATCGTGGTGCCTGAGGAGCTGGAGACATCGGTGCGCATTTTTACGCAGGTATTGCAGGCTTACTTTGTCCCGGAAGATGAGATTGAACGGCAGGTCGCCGCCATTCGCTCGGGAGACTATCGGATCTTTCGGGGCAGTATTCAAGAAGCCCATTTAATGGTGCTGCAAGGGCTTGACGAAGAAGGATTGCATACGCGCGCTGTGGTGGTGCGTGAAGGAGCGCCAGTGGCGGGCAAAACGTTGGCCGAGTTAAATCTGCGCCAGCGCTACGGACTGACCGTGCTGGCAGTGCGGCGGGGCAGCCGCACCATCGGCAGTCCGGCCGGCGACTTCCGCATTGAACCCGGTGATCGGCTTGTGCTGATCGGTCTGGCCGATCAGTTTGCTCGCTGTGCCGAGCTGTTTCGTCCGCCCCGTCCGGCGCCTGAGACGGCCTGA